The Mastomys coucha isolate ucsf_1 unplaced genomic scaffold, UCSF_Mcou_1 pScaffold11, whole genome shotgun sequence genome includes a window with the following:
- the Prpf40b gene encoding pre-mRNA-processing factor 40 homolog B isoform X8, with protein MSVPDSGPRPPAAPAPFPPGPPMMPPPFMPPPGLPPPFPPMGLPPMSQRPPAIPPMPPGILPPMLPPMGAPPPLTQIPGMVPPMMPGMLMPAVPVTAATAPGADTASSAVAGTGPPRALWSEHVAPDGRIYYYNADDKQSVWEKPSVLKSKAELLLSQCPWKEYKSDTGKPYYYNSQSQESRWTRPKDLEDLEALVKQESTGKQQTQQLHPPQPQPDPPPIPPAPIPVPMALLEPEPGRSEDCDVLEAAQPLEQGFLQREEGPSSSTGQHRLPQDEEEAKPEPERSGLSWSNREKAKQAFKELLRDKAVPSNASWEQAMKMVVTDPRYSALPKLSEKKQAFNAYKAQREKEEKEEARLRAKEAKQTLQHFLEQHERMTSTTRYRRAEQTFGDLEVWAVVPERDRKEVYDDVLFFLAKKEKEQAKQLRRRNIQALKSILDGMSSVNFQTTWSQAQQYLMDNPSFAQDQQLQNMDKEDALICFEEHIRALEREEEEERERARLRERRQQRKNREAFQTFLDELHETGQLHSMSTWMELYPAVSTDVRFANMLGQPGSTPLDLFKFYVEELKARFHDEKKIIKDILKDRGFCVEVNTAFEDFAHVISFDKRAAALDAGNIKLTFNSLLEKAEAREREREKEEARRMRRREAAFRSMLRQAVPALELGTAWEEVRERFVCDSAFEQITLESERIRLFREFLQVLETECQHLHTKGRKHGRKGKKHHRKRSHSPSVSRQGSESDEEELPPPSLRPPKRRRRNPSESGSEPSSSLDSVESGGAVLGGPGSPSSHLVLGSDHGLRKTKKPKKKTKKRRHKSTSPDSETDPEDKAGKQSEDREQEQDREPRQAELPNRSPGFGIKKEKTGWDTSESELSEGELERRRRTLLQQLDDHQ; from the exons TCGGTTCCCGATTCTGGTCCCCGGCCCCCAGCAGCGCCTGCCCCCTTCCCACCGGGGCCCCCCATGATGCCACCACCCTTC ATGCCCCCTCCAGGGCTTCCACCTCCTTTTCCTCCGATGGGGCTTCCCCCTATGAGTCAGAGACCACCAGCCATTCCCCCCATGCCACCTGGCATACTGCCCCCAATGCTTCCACCAATGGGGGCACCACCACCACTTACACAG ATACCAGGAATGGTCCCTCCCATGATGCCGGGGATGCTGATGCCAGCGGTGCCTGTCACTGCAGCG ACGGCTCCGGGTGCGGACACCGCCAGCT CTGCCGTGGCTGGGACAGGCCCTCCG agGGCCTTATGGAGTGAACACGTGGCCCCTGATGGGCGCATCTACTACTACAATGCTGATGATAAGCAATCCGTGTGGGAGAAGCCCAGCGTACTCAAGTCtaaggcagag CTACTACTGTCGCAGTGTCCCTGGAAAGAGTACAAGTCAGACACAGGGAAGCCTTACTACTACAATAGCCAGAGCCAGGAGTCACGCTGGACCCGGCCCAAGGACCTGGAGGACCTGGAAG CCCTCGTCAAACAAGAGTCTACAGG AAAACAGCAGACCCAGCAACTACACCCACCTCAGCCACAGCCTGACCCTCCACCTATACCTCCGGCTCCCATCCCAGTGCCTATGGCCCTCCTGGAACCTGAACCAGGTCGAAGTGAAGACTGTGATGTGCTGGAAGCTGCCCAGCCCCTGGAGCAGGGCTTCCTGCAGCGGGAGGAGGGCCCCAGCAG TTCTACTGGACAGCATCGGCTACCACAGGATGAGGAGGAAGCTAAGCCAGAACCCGAGCgatctggcctcagttggagcaACCGGGAGAAGGCAAAGCAGGCATTCAAAGAACTGCTAAGGGACAAG GCTGTCCCTTCCAATGCTTCATGGGAACAGGCCATGAAGATGGTGGTCACTGACCCCCGTTACAG TGCCTTGCCCAAACTAAGTGAGAAGAAGCAGGCGTTTAATGCTTACAAGGCTCAgcgggagaaagaggagaaagaggaggccCGGCTGAGAGCCAAGGAGGCCAAGCAGACCCTGCAGCATTTCCTGGAACAGCATGAACGCATGACCTCCACCACCCGCTACCG GCGGGCAGAACAGACTTTTGGGGACCTGGAGGTCTGGGCTGTGGTCCCtgagagagatagaaaagaagTTTATGATGACGTGCTCTTCTTCCTGGCCAAGAAGGAGAAG GAACAAGCCAAGCAGCTCCGGCGTCGAAATATCCAGGCCCTGAAGAGCATCCTGGATGGGATGAGTAGTGTCAACTTCCAAACCACCTGGTCCCAGGCCCAGCAGTACCTCATGGATAACCCTAGCTTTGCTCAGGACCAGCAGCTGCAGA ACATGGACAAAGAAGATGCACTTATCTGCTTTGAGGAGCATATCAGagctctggagagagaggaggaggaagagcggGAACGGGCCCGGCTTCGGGAGCGGCGACAGCAACGGAAGAATCGGGAGGCCTTTCAG ACTTTCCTGGATGAGCTGCATGAGACAGGGCAGCTGCACTCCATGTCCACCTGGATGGAGCTGTACCCAGCAGTCAGCACTGATGTTCGCTTTGCCAACATGCTGGGCCAGCCGG GCTCTACTCCTCTGGACTTGTTCAAGTTCTATGTGGAGGAGTTGAAGGCTCGATTCCATGATGAGAAGAAGATCATAAAGGATATTCTTAAG GACCGGGGCTTCTGTGTGGAGGTGAACACAGCATTTGAGGACTTCGCTCACGTCATAAGCTTTGACAAGAGGGCTGCTGCGCTGGACGCAGGCAACATCAAGCTGACCTTCAATAGT CTGCTGGAAAAAGCAGAGGCGCGGGAGAGGGAGCGGGAAAAGGAGGAGGCCCGAAGGATGCGGCGCAGGGAGGCTGCCTTTCGGAGCATGCTGAGGCAGGCCGTGCCTGCTCTGGAGCTGGGCACTGCCTGGGAAGAG GTCCGTGAGCGCTTTGTGTGCGACTCAGCCTTTGAGCAGATCACCTTGGAGTCGGAGCGGATCCGGCTCTTCCGAGAGTTCCTGCAGGTGCTGGAG ACTGAATGCCAGCACCTCCACACCAAAGGCCGAAAGCATGGCAGAAAGGGCAAGAAACACCATCGCAAGCGTTCACACTCACCCTCAGTGAGTCGGCAG GGCTCTGAGTCAGATGAAGAGGAGCTGCCCCCACCATCCCTCCGGCCCCCCAAGCGGAGGAGGCGGAACCCCTCAGAATCTGGCTCTGAGCCCTCCTCCTCACTTGATTCAGTTGAAAGTGGGGGTGCTGTTCTTGGAGGACCAGGCTCCCCATCTTCCCACCTTGTTCTTGGGTCAG ATCATGGTCTTCGGAaaaccaagaaaccaaaaaagaaaactaagaaaagaagACACAAGTCG ACCAGTCCTGACAGTGAGACGGACCCCGAAGACAAAGCTGGTAAGCAGAGTGAAGACAGAGAACAGGAACAGGACAGGGAACCCCGGCAGGCAGAGCTCCCTAACCGTTCCCCAGGCTTCGGAATCAAGAAGGAGAAG ACAGGCTGGGACACATCAGAAAGCGAGCTGAGTGAGGGGGAGCTGGAGAGGCGAAGGCGGACACTCCTACAGCAGCTGGATGACCACCAATGA
- the Prpf40b gene encoding pre-mRNA-processing factor 40 homolog B isoform X10 — protein MSVPDSGPRPPAAPAPFPPGPPMMPPPFMPPPGLPPPFPPMGLPPMSQRPPAIPPMPPGILPPMLPPMGAPPPLTQIPGMVPPMMPGMLMPAVPVTAATAPGADTASSAVAGTGPPRALWSEHVAPDGRIYYYNADDKQSVWEKPSVLKSKAELLLSQCPWKEYKSDTGKPYYYNSQSQESRWTRPKDLEDLEALVKQESTGKQQTQQLHPPQPQPDPPPIPPAPIPVPMALLEPEPGRSEDCDVLEAAQPLEQGFLQREEGPSSSTGQHRLPQDEEEAKPEPERSGLSWSNREKAKQAFKELLRDKAVPSNASWEQAMKMVVTDPRYSALPKLSEKKQAFNAYKAQREKEEKEEARLRAKEAKQTLQHFLEQHERMTSTTRYRRAEQTFGDLEVWAVVPERDRKEVYDDVLFFLAKKEKEQAKQLRRRNIQALKSILDGMSSVNFQTTWSQAQQYLMDNPSFAQDQQLQNMDKEDALICFEEHIRALEREEEEERERARLRERRQQRKNREAFQTFLDELHETGQLHSMSTWMELYPAVSTDVRFANMLGQPGSTPLDLFKFYVEELKARFHDEKKIIKDILKDRGFCVEVNTAFEDFAHVISFDKRAAALDAGNIKLTFNSLLEKAEAREREREKEEARRMRRREAAFRSMLRQAVPALELGTAWEEVRERFVCDSAFEQITLESERIRLFREFLQVLETECQHLHTKGRKHGRKGKKHHRKRSHSPSGSESDEEELPPPSLRPPKRRRRNPSESGSEPSSSLDSVESGGAVLGGPGSPSSHLVLGSDHGLRKTKKPKKKTKKRRHKSTSPDSETDPEDKAGKQSEDREQEQDREPRQAELPNRSPGFGIKKEKTGWDTSESELSEGELERRRRTLLQQLDDHQ, from the exons TCGGTTCCCGATTCTGGTCCCCGGCCCCCAGCAGCGCCTGCCCCCTTCCCACCGGGGCCCCCCATGATGCCACCACCCTTC ATGCCCCCTCCAGGGCTTCCACCTCCTTTTCCTCCGATGGGGCTTCCCCCTATGAGTCAGAGACCACCAGCCATTCCCCCCATGCCACCTGGCATACTGCCCCCAATGCTTCCACCAATGGGGGCACCACCACCACTTACACAG ATACCAGGAATGGTCCCTCCCATGATGCCGGGGATGCTGATGCCAGCGGTGCCTGTCACTGCAGCG ACGGCTCCGGGTGCGGACACCGCCAGCT CTGCCGTGGCTGGGACAGGCCCTCCG agGGCCTTATGGAGTGAACACGTGGCCCCTGATGGGCGCATCTACTACTACAATGCTGATGATAAGCAATCCGTGTGGGAGAAGCCCAGCGTACTCAAGTCtaaggcagag CTACTACTGTCGCAGTGTCCCTGGAAAGAGTACAAGTCAGACACAGGGAAGCCTTACTACTACAATAGCCAGAGCCAGGAGTCACGCTGGACCCGGCCCAAGGACCTGGAGGACCTGGAAG CCCTCGTCAAACAAGAGTCTACAGG AAAACAGCAGACCCAGCAACTACACCCACCTCAGCCACAGCCTGACCCTCCACCTATACCTCCGGCTCCCATCCCAGTGCCTATGGCCCTCCTGGAACCTGAACCAGGTCGAAGTGAAGACTGTGATGTGCTGGAAGCTGCCCAGCCCCTGGAGCAGGGCTTCCTGCAGCGGGAGGAGGGCCCCAGCAG TTCTACTGGACAGCATCGGCTACCACAGGATGAGGAGGAAGCTAAGCCAGAACCCGAGCgatctggcctcagttggagcaACCGGGAGAAGGCAAAGCAGGCATTCAAAGAACTGCTAAGGGACAAG GCTGTCCCTTCCAATGCTTCATGGGAACAGGCCATGAAGATGGTGGTCACTGACCCCCGTTACAG TGCCTTGCCCAAACTAAGTGAGAAGAAGCAGGCGTTTAATGCTTACAAGGCTCAgcgggagaaagaggagaaagaggaggccCGGCTGAGAGCCAAGGAGGCCAAGCAGACCCTGCAGCATTTCCTGGAACAGCATGAACGCATGACCTCCACCACCCGCTACCG GCGGGCAGAACAGACTTTTGGGGACCTGGAGGTCTGGGCTGTGGTCCCtgagagagatagaaaagaagTTTATGATGACGTGCTCTTCTTCCTGGCCAAGAAGGAGAAG GAACAAGCCAAGCAGCTCCGGCGTCGAAATATCCAGGCCCTGAAGAGCATCCTGGATGGGATGAGTAGTGTCAACTTCCAAACCACCTGGTCCCAGGCCCAGCAGTACCTCATGGATAACCCTAGCTTTGCTCAGGACCAGCAGCTGCAGA ACATGGACAAAGAAGATGCACTTATCTGCTTTGAGGAGCATATCAGagctctggagagagaggaggaggaagagcggGAACGGGCCCGGCTTCGGGAGCGGCGACAGCAACGGAAGAATCGGGAGGCCTTTCAG ACTTTCCTGGATGAGCTGCATGAGACAGGGCAGCTGCACTCCATGTCCACCTGGATGGAGCTGTACCCAGCAGTCAGCACTGATGTTCGCTTTGCCAACATGCTGGGCCAGCCGG GCTCTACTCCTCTGGACTTGTTCAAGTTCTATGTGGAGGAGTTGAAGGCTCGATTCCATGATGAGAAGAAGATCATAAAGGATATTCTTAAG GACCGGGGCTTCTGTGTGGAGGTGAACACAGCATTTGAGGACTTCGCTCACGTCATAAGCTTTGACAAGAGGGCTGCTGCGCTGGACGCAGGCAACATCAAGCTGACCTTCAATAGT CTGCTGGAAAAAGCAGAGGCGCGGGAGAGGGAGCGGGAAAAGGAGGAGGCCCGAAGGATGCGGCGCAGGGAGGCTGCCTTTCGGAGCATGCTGAGGCAGGCCGTGCCTGCTCTGGAGCTGGGCACTGCCTGGGAAGAG GTCCGTGAGCGCTTTGTGTGCGACTCAGCCTTTGAGCAGATCACCTTGGAGTCGGAGCGGATCCGGCTCTTCCGAGAGTTCCTGCAGGTGCTGGAG ACTGAATGCCAGCACCTCCACACCAAAGGCCGAAAGCATGGCAGAAAGGGCAAGAAACACCATCGCAAGCGTTCACACTCACCCTCA GGCTCTGAGTCAGATGAAGAGGAGCTGCCCCCACCATCCCTCCGGCCCCCCAAGCGGAGGAGGCGGAACCCCTCAGAATCTGGCTCTGAGCCCTCCTCCTCACTTGATTCAGTTGAAAGTGGGGGTGCTGTTCTTGGAGGACCAGGCTCCCCATCTTCCCACCTTGTTCTTGGGTCAG ATCATGGTCTTCGGAaaaccaagaaaccaaaaaagaaaactaagaaaagaagACACAAGTCG ACCAGTCCTGACAGTGAGACGGACCCCGAAGACAAAGCTGGTAAGCAGAGTGAAGACAGAGAACAGGAACAGGACAGGGAACCCCGGCAGGCAGAGCTCCCTAACCGTTCCCCAGGCTTCGGAATCAAGAAGGAGAAG ACAGGCTGGGACACATCAGAAAGCGAGCTGAGTGAGGGGGAGCTGGAGAGGCGAAGGCGGACACTCCTACAGCAGCTGGATGACCACCAATGA
- the Prpf40b gene encoding pre-mRNA-processing factor 40 homolog B isoform X9 produces MSVPDSGPRPPAAPAPFPPGPPMMPPPFMPPPGLPPPFPPMGLPPMSQRPPAIPPMPPGILPPMLPPMGAPPPLTQIPGMVPPMMPGMLMPAVPVTAATAPGADTASSAVAGTGPPRALWSEHVAPDGRIYYYNADDKQSVWEKPSVLKSKAELLLSQCPWKEYKSDTGKPYYYNSQSQESRWTRPKDLEDLEALVKQESTGKQQTQQLHPPQPQPDPPPIPPAPIPVPMALLEPEPGRSEDCDVLEAAQPLEQGFLQREEGPSSSTGQHRLPQDEEEAKPEPERSGLSWSNREKAKQAFKELLRDKAVPSNASWEQAMKMVVTDPRYSALPKLSEKKQAFNAYKAQREKEEKEEARLRAKEAKQTLQHFLEQHERMTSTTRYRRAEQTFGDLEVWAVVPERDRKEVYDDVLFFLAKKEKEQAKQLRRRNIQALKSILDGMSSVNFQTTWSQAQQYLMDNPSFAQDQQLQNMDKEDALICFEEHIRALEREEEEERERARLRERRQQRKNREAFQTFLDELHETGQLHSMSTWMELYPAVSTDVRFANMLGQPGSTPLDLFKFYVEELKARFHDEKKIIKDILKDRGFCVEVNTAFEDFAHVISFDKRAAALDAGNIKLTFNSLLEKAEAREREREKEEARRMRRREAAFRSMLRQAVPALELGTAWEEVRERFVCDSAFEQITLESERIRLFREFLQVLEQTECQHLHTKGRKHGRKGKKHHRKRSHSPSGSESDEEELPPPSLRPPKRRRRNPSESGSEPSSSLDSVESGGAVLGGPGSPSSHLVLGSDHGLRKTKKPKKKTKKRRHKSTSPDSETDPEDKAGKQSEDREQEQDREPRQAELPNRSPGFGIKKEKTGWDTSESELSEGELERRRRTLLQQLDDHQ; encoded by the exons TCGGTTCCCGATTCTGGTCCCCGGCCCCCAGCAGCGCCTGCCCCCTTCCCACCGGGGCCCCCCATGATGCCACCACCCTTC ATGCCCCCTCCAGGGCTTCCACCTCCTTTTCCTCCGATGGGGCTTCCCCCTATGAGTCAGAGACCACCAGCCATTCCCCCCATGCCACCTGGCATACTGCCCCCAATGCTTCCACCAATGGGGGCACCACCACCACTTACACAG ATACCAGGAATGGTCCCTCCCATGATGCCGGGGATGCTGATGCCAGCGGTGCCTGTCACTGCAGCG ACGGCTCCGGGTGCGGACACCGCCAGCT CTGCCGTGGCTGGGACAGGCCCTCCG agGGCCTTATGGAGTGAACACGTGGCCCCTGATGGGCGCATCTACTACTACAATGCTGATGATAAGCAATCCGTGTGGGAGAAGCCCAGCGTACTCAAGTCtaaggcagag CTACTACTGTCGCAGTGTCCCTGGAAAGAGTACAAGTCAGACACAGGGAAGCCTTACTACTACAATAGCCAGAGCCAGGAGTCACGCTGGACCCGGCCCAAGGACCTGGAGGACCTGGAAG CCCTCGTCAAACAAGAGTCTACAGG AAAACAGCAGACCCAGCAACTACACCCACCTCAGCCACAGCCTGACCCTCCACCTATACCTCCGGCTCCCATCCCAGTGCCTATGGCCCTCCTGGAACCTGAACCAGGTCGAAGTGAAGACTGTGATGTGCTGGAAGCTGCCCAGCCCCTGGAGCAGGGCTTCCTGCAGCGGGAGGAGGGCCCCAGCAG TTCTACTGGACAGCATCGGCTACCACAGGATGAGGAGGAAGCTAAGCCAGAACCCGAGCgatctggcctcagttggagcaACCGGGAGAAGGCAAAGCAGGCATTCAAAGAACTGCTAAGGGACAAG GCTGTCCCTTCCAATGCTTCATGGGAACAGGCCATGAAGATGGTGGTCACTGACCCCCGTTACAG TGCCTTGCCCAAACTAAGTGAGAAGAAGCAGGCGTTTAATGCTTACAAGGCTCAgcgggagaaagaggagaaagaggaggccCGGCTGAGAGCCAAGGAGGCCAAGCAGACCCTGCAGCATTTCCTGGAACAGCATGAACGCATGACCTCCACCACCCGCTACCG GCGGGCAGAACAGACTTTTGGGGACCTGGAGGTCTGGGCTGTGGTCCCtgagagagatagaaaagaagTTTATGATGACGTGCTCTTCTTCCTGGCCAAGAAGGAGAAG GAACAAGCCAAGCAGCTCCGGCGTCGAAATATCCAGGCCCTGAAGAGCATCCTGGATGGGATGAGTAGTGTCAACTTCCAAACCACCTGGTCCCAGGCCCAGCAGTACCTCATGGATAACCCTAGCTTTGCTCAGGACCAGCAGCTGCAGA ACATGGACAAAGAAGATGCACTTATCTGCTTTGAGGAGCATATCAGagctctggagagagaggaggaggaagagcggGAACGGGCCCGGCTTCGGGAGCGGCGACAGCAACGGAAGAATCGGGAGGCCTTTCAG ACTTTCCTGGATGAGCTGCATGAGACAGGGCAGCTGCACTCCATGTCCACCTGGATGGAGCTGTACCCAGCAGTCAGCACTGATGTTCGCTTTGCCAACATGCTGGGCCAGCCGG GCTCTACTCCTCTGGACTTGTTCAAGTTCTATGTGGAGGAGTTGAAGGCTCGATTCCATGATGAGAAGAAGATCATAAAGGATATTCTTAAG GACCGGGGCTTCTGTGTGGAGGTGAACACAGCATTTGAGGACTTCGCTCACGTCATAAGCTTTGACAAGAGGGCTGCTGCGCTGGACGCAGGCAACATCAAGCTGACCTTCAATAGT CTGCTGGAAAAAGCAGAGGCGCGGGAGAGGGAGCGGGAAAAGGAGGAGGCCCGAAGGATGCGGCGCAGGGAGGCTGCCTTTCGGAGCATGCTGAGGCAGGCCGTGCCTGCTCTGGAGCTGGGCACTGCCTGGGAAGAG GTCCGTGAGCGCTTTGTGTGCGACTCAGCCTTTGAGCAGATCACCTTGGAGTCGGAGCGGATCCGGCTCTTCCGAGAGTTCCTGCAGGTGCTGGAG caGACTGAATGCCAGCACCTCCACACCAAAGGCCGAAAGCATGGCAGAAAGGGCAAGAAACACCATCGCAAGCGTTCACACTCACCCTCA GGCTCTGAGTCAGATGAAGAGGAGCTGCCCCCACCATCCCTCCGGCCCCCCAAGCGGAGGAGGCGGAACCCCTCAGAATCTGGCTCTGAGCCCTCCTCCTCACTTGATTCAGTTGAAAGTGGGGGTGCTGTTCTTGGAGGACCAGGCTCCCCATCTTCCCACCTTGTTCTTGGGTCAG ATCATGGTCTTCGGAaaaccaagaaaccaaaaaagaaaactaagaaaagaagACACAAGTCG ACCAGTCCTGACAGTGAGACGGACCCCGAAGACAAAGCTGGTAAGCAGAGTGAAGACAGAGAACAGGAACAGGACAGGGAACCCCGGCAGGCAGAGCTCCCTAACCGTTCCCCAGGCTTCGGAATCAAGAAGGAGAAG ACAGGCTGGGACACATCAGAAAGCGAGCTGAGTGAGGGGGAGCTGGAGAGGCGAAGGCGGACACTCCTACAGCAGCTGGATGACCACCAATGA
- the Prpf40b gene encoding pre-mRNA-processing factor 40 homolog B isoform X7: MSVPDSGPRPPAAPAPFPPGPPMMPPPFMPPPGLPPPFPPMGLPPMSQRPPAIPPMPPGILPPMLPPMGAPPPLTQIPGMVPPMMPGMLMPAVPVTAATAPGADTASSAVAGTGPPRALWSEHVAPDGRIYYYNADDKQSVWEKPSVLKSKAELLLSQCPWKEYKSDTGKPYYYNSQSQESRWTRPKDLEDLEALVKQESTGKQQTQQLHPPQPQPDPPPIPPAPIPVPMALLEPEPGRSEDCDVLEAAQPLEQGFLQREEGPSSSTGQHRLPQDEEEAKPEPERSGLSWSNREKAKQAFKELLRDKAVPSNASWEQAMKMVVTDPRYSALPKLSEKKQAFNAYKAQREKEEKEEARLRAKEAKQTLQHFLEQHERMTSTTRYRRAEQTFGDLEVWAVVPERDRKEVYDDVLFFLAKKEKEQAKQLRRRNIQALKSILDGMSSVNFQTTWSQAQQYLMDNPSFAQDQQLQNMDKEDALICFEEHIRALEREEEEERERARLRERRQQRKNREAFQTFLDELHETGQLHSMSTWMELYPAVSTDVRFANMLGQPGSTPLDLFKFYVEELKARFHDEKKIIKDILKDRGFCVEVNTAFEDFAHVISFDKRAAALDAGNIKLTFNSLLEKAEAREREREKEEARRMRRREAAFRSMLRQAVPALELGTAWEEVRERFVCDSAFEQITLESERIRLFREFLQVLEQTECQHLHTKGRKHGRKGKKHHRKRSHSPSVSRQGSESDEEELPPPSLRPPKRRRRNPSESGSEPSSSLDSVESGGAVLGGPGSPSSHLVLGSDHGLRKTKKPKKKTKKRRHKSTSPDSETDPEDKAGKQSEDREQEQDREPRQAELPNRSPGFGIKKEKTGWDTSESELSEGELERRRRTLLQQLDDHQ; encoded by the exons TCGGTTCCCGATTCTGGTCCCCGGCCCCCAGCAGCGCCTGCCCCCTTCCCACCGGGGCCCCCCATGATGCCACCACCCTTC ATGCCCCCTCCAGGGCTTCCACCTCCTTTTCCTCCGATGGGGCTTCCCCCTATGAGTCAGAGACCACCAGCCATTCCCCCCATGCCACCTGGCATACTGCCCCCAATGCTTCCACCAATGGGGGCACCACCACCACTTACACAG ATACCAGGAATGGTCCCTCCCATGATGCCGGGGATGCTGATGCCAGCGGTGCCTGTCACTGCAGCG ACGGCTCCGGGTGCGGACACCGCCAGCT CTGCCGTGGCTGGGACAGGCCCTCCG agGGCCTTATGGAGTGAACACGTGGCCCCTGATGGGCGCATCTACTACTACAATGCTGATGATAAGCAATCCGTGTGGGAGAAGCCCAGCGTACTCAAGTCtaaggcagag CTACTACTGTCGCAGTGTCCCTGGAAAGAGTACAAGTCAGACACAGGGAAGCCTTACTACTACAATAGCCAGAGCCAGGAGTCACGCTGGACCCGGCCCAAGGACCTGGAGGACCTGGAAG CCCTCGTCAAACAAGAGTCTACAGG AAAACAGCAGACCCAGCAACTACACCCACCTCAGCCACAGCCTGACCCTCCACCTATACCTCCGGCTCCCATCCCAGTGCCTATGGCCCTCCTGGAACCTGAACCAGGTCGAAGTGAAGACTGTGATGTGCTGGAAGCTGCCCAGCCCCTGGAGCAGGGCTTCCTGCAGCGGGAGGAGGGCCCCAGCAG TTCTACTGGACAGCATCGGCTACCACAGGATGAGGAGGAAGCTAAGCCAGAACCCGAGCgatctggcctcagttggagcaACCGGGAGAAGGCAAAGCAGGCATTCAAAGAACTGCTAAGGGACAAG GCTGTCCCTTCCAATGCTTCATGGGAACAGGCCATGAAGATGGTGGTCACTGACCCCCGTTACAG TGCCTTGCCCAAACTAAGTGAGAAGAAGCAGGCGTTTAATGCTTACAAGGCTCAgcgggagaaagaggagaaagaggaggccCGGCTGAGAGCCAAGGAGGCCAAGCAGACCCTGCAGCATTTCCTGGAACAGCATGAACGCATGACCTCCACCACCCGCTACCG GCGGGCAGAACAGACTTTTGGGGACCTGGAGGTCTGGGCTGTGGTCCCtgagagagatagaaaagaagTTTATGATGACGTGCTCTTCTTCCTGGCCAAGAAGGAGAAG GAACAAGCCAAGCAGCTCCGGCGTCGAAATATCCAGGCCCTGAAGAGCATCCTGGATGGGATGAGTAGTGTCAACTTCCAAACCACCTGGTCCCAGGCCCAGCAGTACCTCATGGATAACCCTAGCTTTGCTCAGGACCAGCAGCTGCAGA ACATGGACAAAGAAGATGCACTTATCTGCTTTGAGGAGCATATCAGagctctggagagagaggaggaggaagagcggGAACGGGCCCGGCTTCGGGAGCGGCGACAGCAACGGAAGAATCGGGAGGCCTTTCAG ACTTTCCTGGATGAGCTGCATGAGACAGGGCAGCTGCACTCCATGTCCACCTGGATGGAGCTGTACCCAGCAGTCAGCACTGATGTTCGCTTTGCCAACATGCTGGGCCAGCCGG GCTCTACTCCTCTGGACTTGTTCAAGTTCTATGTGGAGGAGTTGAAGGCTCGATTCCATGATGAGAAGAAGATCATAAAGGATATTCTTAAG GACCGGGGCTTCTGTGTGGAGGTGAACACAGCATTTGAGGACTTCGCTCACGTCATAAGCTTTGACAAGAGGGCTGCTGCGCTGGACGCAGGCAACATCAAGCTGACCTTCAATAGT CTGCTGGAAAAAGCAGAGGCGCGGGAGAGGGAGCGGGAAAAGGAGGAGGCCCGAAGGATGCGGCGCAGGGAGGCTGCCTTTCGGAGCATGCTGAGGCAGGCCGTGCCTGCTCTGGAGCTGGGCACTGCCTGGGAAGAG GTCCGTGAGCGCTTTGTGTGCGACTCAGCCTTTGAGCAGATCACCTTGGAGTCGGAGCGGATCCGGCTCTTCCGAGAGTTCCTGCAGGTGCTGGAG caGACTGAATGCCAGCACCTCCACACCAAAGGCCGAAAGCATGGCAGAAAGGGCAAGAAACACCATCGCAAGCGTTCACACTCACCCTCAGTGAGTCGGCAG GGCTCTGAGTCAGATGAAGAGGAGCTGCCCCCACCATCCCTCCGGCCCCCCAAGCGGAGGAGGCGGAACCCCTCAGAATCTGGCTCTGAGCCCTCCTCCTCACTTGATTCAGTTGAAAGTGGGGGTGCTGTTCTTGGAGGACCAGGCTCCCCATCTTCCCACCTTGTTCTTGGGTCAG ATCATGGTCTTCGGAaaaccaagaaaccaaaaaagaaaactaagaaaagaagACACAAGTCG ACCAGTCCTGACAGTGAGACGGACCCCGAAGACAAAGCTGGTAAGCAGAGTGAAGACAGAGAACAGGAACAGGACAGGGAACCCCGGCAGGCAGAGCTCCCTAACCGTTCCCCAGGCTTCGGAATCAAGAAGGAGAAG ACAGGCTGGGACACATCAGAAAGCGAGCTGAGTGAGGGGGAGCTGGAGAGGCGAAGGCGGACACTCCTACAGCAGCTGGATGACCACCAATGA